A genomic window from Anthonomus grandis grandis chromosome 4, icAntGran1.3, whole genome shotgun sequence includes:
- the LOC126735119 gene encoding titin-like isoform X3, producing the protein MIVKRVSVPIGLEELMEGLTKEVLLKKPKDLYMFASEYFSRLVHLREQTHFHHKVRRAQSVTQLKPSVLAKEPKPRPKPAKPNLSRQMSVRGKSPTAPKTNQTPRKRSTTIPEGQPLSETKINPNKQKKVIKVDILKKPGESKLDSDVLEASTNVAQVEQKINKKKSEKKLSGPVVPKKSVCINQALDSSKHLQGVQEEGILKQCAIAQDASDEGSNNMDKASEVLKQSGTVQDSLVETGEDADKKGGPMTIKANKEPETQKVASELKVETETSVDKKDAIKVLQEEGRSGEEPEVLKQSNDASESSVDKKGQEVSSNTTLEENGNSNQKINGEPGALRQSTTSQDAQTTVEVDKKLRASNKAVDKEPEIPKQSTIPQTSSVDKKSLGVSSETLQGTVSSSNEEIDKESGSPKQFTVVRDPLVETESNVDEKGADDSSKKLQEKERSNDKEVEEKPEILKQSTISQNSQKNEASVDGASASKDSPKTLQEKERSIDKTNNEKPETPKQSIIPQGSLVETESNVEKVDKKGLDSSSQQEEARSIDNAANDKPETQSIILRNSLVEIESNVDKKGAEDSLKKLEEEERSIDKAPNEERETPKQSIISQGSLVESESHVAKKGPENSSKNLQKEKRSNGKAMEKKTEVLKQSTVLQNSPKNEASVDNVDEQASKESPKTLKEEERSIDNNEEPETPKQSTIVQDSLDESELNVDKKEPDDSLTNAEEKERNNDKAVEEKTEVLKQSTVLQNSLKNEVSVDNVDQKASKDSSKTLQEEERSIDKETNEKPESLKQSAIIQDPLVESVSNVDKKVPEFSSMQEEARSIDEASNEKPETPKQSIVTQGSSVETESRRPEDSSKKLHEEERSNDKAIEEKPEILKQSTTLQSFKQSATNVENVDEDASKDSPKTLKEKERSIDKATNEEPETPKQSNIVQDSSVEPEDSSKKLQEEKRRNDKETAEKPVILKQSTTLQNSQQTEGSNDGVDEKRSEDSVKKLQEEKRRNDKEMEEKPEILKQSTIPQNSQQTEANVDGQASKESAKKPQEKVRNIDKGTNKEPEIPKQSTVVQDDSSPKTVQREESSDKKPENPKQSTIHQDSLVEKVDKQQEPIFSKTLQEESNSSKETDKEPEIPKQSTIVPDSSVEAKSNVEKVDKPESKDNQTNQDETPEVPKQLNNLQVSLLHKQHSTDDAEETQGIMKSNDKELIDEKPEAPKKSTTTPQDSLIQEAVRNNDKALDQKSEIPKQSIIPQDSLLETKASVDTREPIAPKTLDKDSEILKQTTTPQDPSVKTEVSVENLNKETGPELLKQTIKLHDSVEDSQKPSQGDHKNPPTTSHQGSFKDPTESPNEKNTAVPNMFQEGSLVTSEAKDSGFNTPQASLDPSSCSSEVANEPKNQLESEQEPGREESSKETNFKSRVADHGSPTEPKETSRNQFFRENQKLVPETGELDQKVVKPLDSSAPKPIDLEALKKDIELHLANKENIPEPLSDDKKIPSKVFSSVKDLLDFDSHKTLMESKRFSSSDKDSNSLKLIIVNGGSSEEAERTKRSNTEEEVKSLEEDDEGDEMRQGISKEDTFVKEEPQQRRPKLGDIEQVASVIEVVKPELTSMKSVKDFLENEQNHVYVAEKTKKPSKILKYKPERSLSQSSLKTPTSSLDRDDNNKVRRARSVGVPKTKETRSRIPTPRRSAGRRPLVRQLEADSKELEEKLNGKNSTGSSSEDVLIAKRILEGVEGAKEHLEGIEQKSVRKTKEEDAARTIQSAWRAREVLKKQRNKEEEAAIKLQALVRGFLERHRHQKRTLSKTIKNVDPSVATKPDFYRSDTVNEPEAIKESASTVGKPSKDSNNNCSKQETPLEKEVRATVEGILKTTAKKTPLEADIGNAIKAIMENNSTSVDLKSPHRSTSSQETAQDDQSSVGSMDSVVTVVLKPKHPPHTSQQEPPNQPKKLSSKALSTSAIEDHVDLIDQVQNSLLDQLSGKPIDEKNKFDIEQLRKELHDAATMYKDEDTSTTVDGYLYDFDPEDGREEEGERDRMVRTPLRNLPDIAEEAESKEEDGEKRSHQEESLKGESKNSSPGGQEHSYGTSGGSPAGVALIEPAVDGSEGKEGCCNGALKVDDKNEESDVKERDVKGISDGKSSKEQGDANDSSKSAILSTADSVQTEKGIVESDSKESQKLLHDTVSIPKLTQQSLNEQNKLLHSSELHDSMIIPQLTQQSLDKTNQGVNHQKLLHSSEFHDSVIISELTRQSMDNNEQPNMPNKEAEQSTTVKTNDQDKLLHSTEVYDSVIVPKVIQPSVDKIEQGGNHQKLLHFSEFHDSVIIPELTQQSLNNNEQIDISNKEILQDHHELLHSNKLHDSMISPKLTQKSLDKTNEPQEHKLLHSSELHDSVIIPELTRQSVGNNKPLNMSNNEILHDHHELLHSNELRDSMIISAQESLDKTNEEDKLLHSSQLHDGALKVDDKKPNEESDGKEKDVKGISDGKNSKEQGEANDSSKAAILSTADSVQTEKGIVESESKESQKLLHSSELHDSLIIPELTQQSLNEQKKLLHSNELHDSVIIPAQESLDKTNEQDKLLHSSERHDSVIIPELTQQSLDNNEQLNMSNKEILQDHQKLLHSSELHDSVIIPEITQRSQNKPNEGNHEVPTRFSNENHTKPSDIDSENKNKLLVEPEHKNGVTDKTSTVEGLKHNELIHSSEFHDSIPAPMLTQAVLGELEAGKNVENVPHGSSVEKTPKTVESEQLHDSEVDKGYKKEASLVNAKYPEKNDSLESKASSEALGPECKDLSDTKEVKSQNLLHSSELHDTVLIPGLTEELQESSDKVHEDKPKLPSSELLSMPEGSFNVIKPGDKAEEDSVVQEVIKRVVSSELQVENEKTATETNDGDHQKLLHSRELRDNPPKVPDSSDITVETSKPPEIPHNSDLLTKDHRVLDSKTLKPSDLNVNDNKIETLHLKSFTGLRHSGEFHDALVVPLARGANVMISNGTAEETGGAPQDPGQVYVIIQVLRAST; encoded by the exons ATGATCGTGAAACGGGTGAGCGTGCCCATTGGACTGGAAGAACTCATGGAAGGACTCACCAAGGAAGTTCTCCTGAAGAAACCCAAGGATCTCTACATGTTCGCTTCCGAATACTTCTCGCGTCTGGTACACCTGAGAGAACAAACACACTTCCATCATAAAG TACGTAGAGCACAGTCCGTAACCCAACTGAAACCCTCGGTGCTGGCCAAAGAACCGAAACCAAGACCCAAACCTGCCAAACCCAATCTGTCAAGACAAATGAGCGTGCGCGGCAAGTCTCCCACGGCCCCAAAGACCAATCAGACACCTAGAAAGAGATCGACGACAATCCCCGAGGGGCAACCCCTAAGCGAAACAAAGATAAACCCCAATAAGCAAAAGAAGGTGATCAAAGTCGATATATTAAAGAAACCGGGTGAGAGCAAACTGGACTCGGATGTTTTGGAGGCGAGCACCAACGTGGCCCAAGTGGAACAGAAAATCAACAAGAAAAAGAGTGAGAAAAAACTGTCAGGTCCAGTGGTACCCAAAAAATCTGTATGTATTAATCAAGCACTAGATTCTTCAAAGCACCTCCAAGGAGTACAAGAAGAAGGGATTCTAAAACAATGTGCAATAGCTCAAGATGCTTCAGATGAGGGGAGTAATAATATGGATAAGGCATCAGAGGTGCTAAAACAATCTGGCACAGTTCAAGATTCTTTGGTTGAAACTGGAGAAGATGCTGATAAGAAGGGAGGTCCAATGACAATCAAAGCAAATAAAGAACCAGAGACACAAAAAGTAGCATCTGAGTTAAAAGTTGAAACTGAGACAAGTGTTGATAAAAAGGATGCCATAAAGGTTCTCCAAGAAGAAGGAAGAAGTGGCGAAGAGCCAGAGGTACTAAAACAATCCAACGATGCTTCGGAGTCAAGTGTTGATAAAAAAGGCCAAGAAGTTTCTTCAAATACAACTCTGGAAGAAAACGGAAACAGTAATCAGAAAATCAATGGAGAACCAGGGGCTCTAAGGCAATCTACCACCTCTCAAGATGCTCAAACAACTGTTGAGGTTGATAAAAAACTAAGAGCCAGTAATAAGGCAGTAGATAAAGAACCAGAGATTCCAAAACAATCGACCATACCTCAAACTTCAAGTGTTGATAAAAAGAGTCTAGGAGTTTCTTCGGAGACACTTCAAGGAACAGTGAGTAGCAGTAACGAAGAAATAGATAAAGAATCAGGGAGCCCAAAACAATTTACCGTAGTTCGAGATCCTTTGGTTGAAACTGAGTCAAATGTTGATGAAAAAGGAGCAGATGATTCTTCAAAAAAACTCCAAGAGAAAGAGAGAAGCAACGATAAGGAAGTGGAAGAAAAACCAGAGATTTTAAAACAATCTACCATTTctcaaaattctcaaaaaaatgaGGCGAGTGTTGATGGAGCTTCAGCATCAAAAGACTCTCCAAAGACACTGCAAGAGAAAGAGAGAAGCATAGataaaacaaataatgaaaAACCGGAGACACCAAAACAATCTATCATACCTCAAGGTTCTTTGGTTGAAACGGAGTCAAATGTtgaaaaagttgataaaaaagGGCTAGACTCTTCTTCACAGCAAGAGGAAGCGAGAAGCATAGATAATGCAGCTAATGACAAACCAGAAACCCAATCTATCATATTACGAAATTCTTTGGTTGAAATTGAGTCAAATGTTGATAAAAAAGGAGCAGAAGATTCTTTAAAGAAACTCGAAGAGGAAGAGAGAAGCATAGATAAAGCGCCTAATGAAGAACGAGAGACACCAAAACAGTCTATCATATCTCAAGGTTCTTTGGTTGAAAGTGAGTCACATGTTGCTAAAAAAGGACCAGAAAATTCTTCAAAGAACCTGCAAAAAGAAAAGAGAAGCAACGGTAAGgcaatggaaaaaaaaacagaggTTCTCAAACAATCTACCGTTCTTCAAAATTCTCCAAAAAATGAGGCGAGTGTTGATAATGTTGATGAACAAGCATCAAAAGAGTCTCCAAAGACACTGAAAGAGGAAGAAAGAAGTATAGATAATAATGAAGAACCAGAAACACCAAAACAATCTACCATAGTTCAAGATTCTTTAGACGAATCTGAGTTAAATGTTGATAAAAAAGAACCAGATGATTCTTTAACAAACGCCGAAGAAAAAGAGAGAAATAACGATAAAGCAGTGGAAGAAAAAACAGAGGTTCTCAAACAATCTACCGTTCTTCagaattctctaaaaaatgAGGTGAGTGTTGATAATGTTGACCAAAAAGCATCAAAAGATTCTTCAAAGACACTACAAGAAGAAGAGAGAAGCATAGATAAAGAAACTAATGAAAAACCAGAGTCACTAAAACAATCTGCCATAATTCAAGACCCTTTGGTTGAATCTGTGTCTAACGTTGATAAAAAAGTACCAGAATTTTCTTCGATGCAAGAGGAAGCGAGAAGCATAGATGAAGCATCTAATGAAAAACCAGAGACACCAAAACAATCTATCGTAACTCAAGGTTCTTCGGTTGAAACTGAATCCAGAAGaccagaagattcttcaaagaAACTCCATGAAGAAGAGAGAAGCAACGATAAGGCAATAGAAGAAAAACCAGAGATTCTCAAACAATCTACCACTCTTCAAAGTTTTAAACAAAGTGCAACGAATGTTGAAAATGTTGATGAAGACGCATCAAAAGATTCTCCAAAGACACTGAAAGAGAAAGAGAGAAGTATAGATAAAGCAACAAATGAAGAACCAGAGACACCAAAACAATCCAACATAGTTCAAGATTCTTCTGTTGAaccagaagattcttcaaagaAACTCCAAGAGGAAAAGAGACGCAACGATAAGGAAACGGCAGAAAAACCAGTGATTTTAAAACAATCTACAACTCTTCAAAATTCTCAACAAACTGAGGGAAGTAATGACGGCGTTGATGAAAAAAGATCAGAAGATTCTGTCAAGAAACTACAAGAGGAAAAGAGACGCAACGATAAAGAAATGGAAGAAAAACCAGAGATTCTCAAACAATCTACCATTCCTCAAAATTCTCAACAAACTGAGGCGAATGTTGATGGACAAGCATCAAAAGAATCTGCAAAGAAACCGCAAGAGAAAGTGAGAAATATAGATAAAGGAACTAATAAAGAACCAGAGATACCAAAACAATCAACCGTAGTTCAAGATGATTCTTCTCCAAAGACAGTTCAAAGAGAAGAGAGCTCAGATAAAAAAccagagaacccaaaacaatcCACCATACATCAAGATTCTTTGGTTGAAAAAGTTGATAAACAGCAAGAACCAATTTTTTCAAAGACATTGCAAGAAGAGAGCAACAGCAGTAAGGAAACTGATAAAGAACCAGAGATACCAAAACAATCTACCATAGTTCCAGATTCTTCGGTTGAAGCTAAGTCAAATGTTGAAAAAGTTGACAAACCAGAATCAAAAGACAATCAGACCAACCAAGATGAAACTCCAGAGGTACCAAAACAACTCAATAACCTTCAAGTTTCTTTGCTGCATAAGCAACATTCGACTGATGACGCAGAAGAAACTCAAGGAATAATGAAAAGCAACGACAAGGAACTAATTGATGAAAAACCAGAGGCACCAAAAAAATCTACTACTACACCTCAAGATTCGTTAATTCAAGAAGCAGTGAGAAACAATGACAAGGCATTGGACCAAAAATCAGAGATTCCAAAACAATCCATCATACCTCAAGATTCTTTGCTTGAAACTAAGGCAAGTGTTGATACACGAGAACCAATTGCTCCAAAGACACTTGATAAGGATTCAGAGATACTCAAACAAACTACAACACCTCAAGATCCTTCGGTTAAAACTGAGGTGAGTGTTGAAAACCTTAATAAAGAAACTGGTCCAGAGTTACTAAAACAAACCATTAAACTTCATGATTCTGTTGAAGATTCCCAAAAACCTTCGCAAGGTGACCACAAAAACCCACCTACCACCTCTCACCAAGGTTCTTTCAAAGATCCCACCGAATCACCTAATGAGAAAAACACAGCGGTTCCCAACATGTTCCAAGAGGGTTCTTTGGTGACCAGCGAAGCCAAAGATAGTGGCTTCAATACACCACAAGCCAGTTTAGATCCTTCATCTTGTAGCAGTGAAGTTGCCAACGAACCGAAGAACCAATTGGAAAGTGAGCAAGAACCAGGGAGGGAAGAATCatcaaaagaaacaaattttaaatcaagaGTAGCAGACCACGGGTCACCAACTGAACCTAAAGAAACTTCAAGAAATCAGTTTTTTCGTGAAAATCAAAAACTGGTTCCGGAAACAGGTGAGTTAGACCAAAAGGTGGTAAAACCTCTTGATTCCTCAGCCCCAAAACCAATCGACCTGGAGGCATTAAAGAAGGACATCGAACTGCATCTGGCCAACAAGGAAAACATCCCGGAACCTCTGTCAGACGACAAGAAGATCCCCAGCAAGGTTTTCAGCTCCGTTAAGGACCTCCTGGACTTTGATTCTCACAAGACCCTTATGGAGAGCAAACGGTTCAGCTCCAGCGACAAAGACTCCAACAGTCTAAAACTGATCATCGTCAATGGTGGTTCTAGTGAGGAAGCTGAAAGGACCAAGAGGAGCAATACTGAAGAAGAAGTAAAATCTCTTGAGGAAGACGATGAGGGTGATGAAATGAGGCAGGGGATTAGTAAGGAGGACACTTTTGTCAAAGAAGAACCGCAGCAGAGGAGACCGAAGTTGGGAGACATTGAGCAAGTGGCTTCGGTGATCGAGGTGGTGAAGCCTGAACTGACTTCGATGAAGTCGGTCAAAGACTTCTTGGAAAACGAGCAAAATCACGTTTATGTGGCAGAGAAGACCAAGAAGCCTAGTAAGATCTTAAAGTACAAGCCTGAAAGGTCACTTTCTCAATCCAGCTTGAAAACCCCGACTTCAAGCCTGGACAGAGACGACAATAATAAAGTGAGAAGAGCCAGATCAGTTGGGGTGCCAAAGACCAAAGAAACCAGGAGCAGAATCCCTACTCCTAGGAGATCAGCTGGTAGGAGACCACTGGTCAGACAACTGGAAGCTGACAGTAAGGAGTTAGAAGAAAAACTGAACGGTAAAAATTCAACCGGAAGCAGTAGCGAGGACGTGCTGATCGCCAAGAGGATCTTGGAGGGGGTCGAGGGTGCTAAGGAACACCTGGAAGGAATTGAGCAGAAATCTGTGCGTAAGACAAAGGAGGAAGATGCTGCGAGGACCATCCAGTCCGCATGGAGGGCTAGAGAAGTATTGAAGAAGCAG AGAAATAAAGAAGAGGAGGCAGCGATCAAGTTACAAGCATTAGTCAGAGGGTTTTTGGAACGTCATAGGCACCAAAAGAGGACACTGAGTAAGacaattaaaaatgttgatcCATCAGTAGCTACGAAACCAGATTTCTACAGATCTGACACAGTAAACGAACCGGAGGCGATCAAAGAATCAGCTTCGACCGTAGGCAAACCAAGCAAAGACTCTAACAACAATTGTAGCAAACAAGAGACCCCACTGGAGAAAGAGGTTAGGGCAACGGTGGAGGGCATACTGAAAACCACTGCCAAAAAGACACCCCTGGAGGCAGACATTGGCAATGCCATAAAAGCAATAATGGAAAACAACTCCACTTCCGTAGACCTTAAATCTCCTCATCGTAGCACGAGCAGTCAGGAAACAGCCCAGGACGACCAGAGCAGCGTCGGCTCAATGGACTCAGTCGTGACGGTTGTACTTAAGCCCAAACACCCTCCACACACTTCCCAACAAGAACCACCTAATCAGCCAAAAAAGCTATCGAGCAAAGCCTTGTCTACCAGCGCTATCGAAGACCACGTGGACCTCATAGACCAAGTGCAGAACTCGTTGCTGGATCAGCTCTCGGGCAAACCGATAGACGAGAAGAACAAGTTCGATATCGAACAGCTACGCAAAGAGCTACATGACGCAGCTACGATGTACAAAGACGAAGACACCTCGACCACCGTGGACGGGTATTTGTACGATTTCGATCCGGAGGATGGGAGGGAGGAGGAGGGAGAGCGCGACAGGATGGTTCGCACTCCGTTGAGGAATTTGCCGGATATCGCTGAGGAGGCGGAGAGCAAAGAGGAGGACGGGGAAAAGAGGTCTCACCAAGAGGAAAGCCTTAAGGGAGAATCAAAGAATTCTTCTCCTGGAGGACAGGAACACTCTTATGGAACCTCTGGTGGAAGTCCAGCAGGAGTTGCCCTGATAGAACCGGCAGTTGATGGAAGTGAGGGTAAAGAAGGTTGCTGCAATGGAGCCTTGAAGGTTGATGACAAGAATGAAGAAAGTGATGTGAAAGAGAGAGACGTCAAGGGAATTAGTGATGGTAAGAGCAGTAAAGAACAAGGTGATGCTAACGATTCTAGTAAATCAGCTATACTTAGCACAGCTGACTCGGTACAAACAGAGAAAGGTATCGTCGAATCAGACTCTAAAGAGTCCCAGAAGTTGCTTCACGACACTGTGAGCATTCCAAAGTTGACTCAACAGTCTCTGaatgaacaaaataaattacttcatTCCAGTGAACTTCATGATAGTATGATTATTCCACAGCTGACTCAACAATCTCTGGACAAAACAAATCAAGGAGTAAATCATCAGAAATTACTTCATTCGAGTGAGTTTCACGACAGTGTGATCATTTCAGAGTTGACTCGACAATCTATGGACAACAATGAACAACCAAATATGCCTAACAAGGAAGCAGAACAATCTACTACAGTCAAAACCAATGATCAAGACAAATTACTTCATTCCACTGAAGTTTATGATAGTGTGATTGTTCCAAAAGTGATTCAACCGTCTGTGGACAAAATTGAGCAAGGGGGTAATCATCAGAAATTACTTCATTTTAGTGAGTTTCACGATAGTGTGATCATTCCAGAACTAACTCAGCAATCTTTAAACAACAATGAACAAATCGATATATCTAACAAGGAAATACTTCAAGATCATCACGAGTTGCTTCATTCCAATAAACTTCATGATAGTATGATCAGTCCGAAGTTGACTCAAAAATCCTTGGACAAGACGAATGAACCACAAGAACACAAATTACTTCATTCTAGTGAACTTCATGATAGTGTGATTATTCCAGAACTGACTCGACAATCTGTGGGCAACAATAAACCACTCAATATGTCTAACAACGAAATACTTCATGACCATCACGAGTTGCTTCATTCCAATGAACTTCGTGATAGTATGATCATTTCAGCCCAAGAATCTTTAGACAAAACTAATGAAGAAGACAAATTGCTTCATTCTAGTCAACTTCATGATGGAGCCTTGAAGGTTGATGACAAGAAGCCTAATGAAGAAAGTGATGGGAAAGAGAAAGACGTCAAGGGAATTAGTGACGGTAAGAACAGTAAAGAACAAGGTGAAGCTAACGATTCTAGTAAAGCAGCTATACTTAGCACAGCTGACTCTGTACAAACAGAGAAAGGTATCGTCGAATCAGAGTCTAAAGAGTCCCAGAAGTTGCTTCACTCTAGTGAGCTTCACGACAGTCTGATCATTCCAGAGTTGACTCAACAATCTCTGAATGAACAAAAGAAATTACTTCATTCCAATGAACTTCATGATAGTGTGATCATTCCAGCCCAAGAATCTTTAGACAAAACTAATGAACAAGACAAATTACTTCATTCCAGTGAACGTCATGATAGCGTAATTATTCCAGAACTGACTCAACAATCTCTGGACAACAATGAACAACTCAATATGTCTAACAAGGAAATACTTCAAGATCATCAAAAGTTGCTTCATTCCAGTGAGCTTCATGATAGCGTGATTATTCCGGAGATCACTCAAAGATCTCAAAACAAACCCAATGAAGGAAACCATGAAGTTCCGACTCGTTTTTCCAATGAAAATCATACTAAACCATCTGATATAGACAGtgagaataaaaataaactgcttGTTGAACCTGAACATAAAAACGGTGTCACTGATAAGACTTCAACAGTTGAAGGTCTCAAGCATAATGAACTGATTCATTCCAGTGAGTTTCATGACTCTATACCAGCTCCAATGCTGACTCAGGCAGTTTTGGGAGAACTTGAAGCAGGCAAGAATGTTGAAAATGTGCCTCATGGGTCATCGGTCGAAAAAACACCAAAAACAGTTGAGTCAGAACAGCTTCATGACAGTGAGGTGGATAAAGGATATAAGAAAGAAGCCTCACTAGTGAATGCAAAATATCCCGAAAAGAATGATTCACTTGAATCAAAAGCTTCCAGTGAAGCGCTTGGTCCAGAGTGTAAAGACTTAAGTGACACCAAAGAGGTTAAAAGCCAGAATCTTTTGCACTCGAGTGAGCTGCACGATACCGTGCTGATTCCAGGTCTGACCGAGGAACTTCAAGAATCAAGTGATAAAGTTCATGAAGATAAACCGAAACTTCCTTCCAGTGAGCTTCTTTCGATGCCAGAAGGTTCGTTTAATGTTATCAAACCAGGTGATAAAGCTGAAGAAGACTCGGTAGTCCAAGAAGTCATCAAGAGAGTTGTATCCAGTGAGCTCCAggttgaaaatgaaaaaactgcTACCGAGACAAATGATGGAGACCATCAGAAACTTCTTCACTCTAGAGAACTTCGTGATAATCCTCCCAAGGTCCCAGATTCATCTGATATAACTGTAGAAACCTCGAAGCCTCCTGAAATTCCTCACAACTCTGATTTACTTACCAAAGACCATCGGGTGCTTGACTCAAAAACCCTTAAACCCTCTGACCTTAACGTCAACGATAACAAAATCGAGACTCTTCATTTGAAGAGTTTCACTGGATTGAGACACTCTGGCGAGTTCCATGACGCGCTGGTGGTACCTCTGGCCCGTGGGGCTAACGTGATGATCAGTAACGGTACCGCGGAGGAGACAGGTGGAGCGCCGCAGGACCCAGGTCAAGTATATGTTATCATA CAGGTGTTGAGAGCGTCGACGTGA